In the Flavobacterium sp. 90 genome, AATACAATGGCATAGCAACATTATCGAGTGCTGTTTTATAATTTATCAAATTGAATGACTGAAATACAAATCCCAAAAACTTATTTCTATATTTTGAAGCGATTGTTTCATTTAAGTTTTTAATTGGAGTTTTATCTAAAATATAACTACCAGAATCTGCTTCATCAAGAATTCCTAAAATATTAAGAAGCGTCGATTTACCAGATCCCGAAGATCCCATAATCGCAACTAATTCCCCTTCAGCAATATTAAAATTAATCCCTTTTAACACATGTAAACTAGAACTTCCCATTTTATAGGACTTGTGTAAATCTTTAATTTCGATCATGGTATTGTTAAATTTTAAAACAATAATAACATTTTTATTAAGTAAAATATGATAAGAAAACGTTAATAATTCCGTTTTGTTATTTAGATAAGACTCTATTCGTTATCAATTGTTACACTTTTTTAAGATAATTTAATAGTTTTCTTAATTTTGCATCACTCAAAAAAATCTTAACCATGAAGTTTTTTTCAATTCTCTCTTTATCTACAGTACTTGCCGTACTTGTTAGCTGTTCTACAACTCAAAAATTAGAAACGTTAAAACCGGAACCAGATGATGCAAGTCCACTGGTTTACGATGCAAATCCTTCGTTTATAAACCTGCCCATAACAGTAAAACTTAGCGATATTGAAAACCAAACCAATACTTTGCTGAACGGATTAATCTATGAAGACAACAACATCGAAGATGATGATATCGAAATGAAAATCTGGAAACAGGCTCCGATAAAAATTCAAAATGATCCAGCGAATCCAGATAAAAAAATCAAAACGATTCTACCATTAAAAGCGACAATTAAATACAGAATTGGAACTAAAAAACTTGGAATTGAACTTTACGACACAAGAGAATTTAACTTAAATGGTGTAATTACTTTATCAAGCGAAGTTGCACTGACCAATTGGAAATTAAACACCAAAACAGAATTTAAATCTCTTGACTGGAACGAAAGTCCAACAATGCAGGTTTTTGGAAAAAGTATGCCAATAACCTATTTGATAAATCCGGCAGTTTCGATCTTTAAATCAAAAATCGAAAAAAGTATCGATCAGGCGATTGAAAAATCAATGGATTTTAAACCGAATGTTTTATCTGCTTTGGAAAAAATCTGTACTCCTTTTCAAATGAGTGACACTTATGAAAGTTGGCTAAGAATTGTTCCTATCGAAATTTATTCGACCAATGCCAAACTTAAAAATGATTTGTTTTTATTGGATATGGGAATGAAATGCAACATGGAAACTATTGTTGGTAAACAACCCGAATCAAAATATAGCGCCAGTAAAATTGTATTGAAACCTGTTGCTAAAATTCCGAATCAAATTTCAGCCAATATTGCTGCGATTTCAACTTATATCGATGCTTCAAAAATAATGACCAAGAATTTTGCCGGTCAGGAATTTGGATCAGGAAGCAA is a window encoding:
- a CDS encoding DUF4403 family protein, giving the protein MKFFSILSLSTVLAVLVSCSTTQKLETLKPEPDDASPLVYDANPSFINLPITVKLSDIENQTNTLLNGLIYEDNNIEDDDIEMKIWKQAPIKIQNDPANPDKKIKTILPLKATIKYRIGTKKLGIELYDTREFNLNGVITLSSEVALTNWKLNTKTEFKSLDWNESPTMQVFGKSMPITYLINPAVSIFKSKIEKSIDQAIEKSMDFKPNVLSALEKICTPFQMSDTYESWLRIVPIEIYSTNAKLKNDLFLLDMGMKCNMETIVGKQPESKYSASKIVLKPVAKIPNQISANIAAISTYIDASKIMTKNFAGQEFGSGSKKVTVKNVAIWHKDGKMVIALDILGSINGTIYLDGFPQYNPKTKEIYFEKLDYVLDTKSKLMRTASWLGQGYILRKMEESCRYSIQANLEEGKKTMANYLKNYSPMPGVFVNGKMEDIQFDKIQLTNQAIIAFIKINGTVNVSVDGLK